The genomic segment CACTGTTCAAATATTATGCATTACTGTCATGTGTAGACTGAAAATGCATTACTCAAACATTTCACCGAGCCAGAATGTATATCTTTGTAGTAAGGTAATAATAGACTTCACATTTCCATGTAGTGAATAAAAAACTTCACTTGAACGTTTGATCAGAGAGTGAGGTCAGAAAAAGACACCTACACGGATGGTGGTCGGCAGCAACCAGCTTCAATGGCTGTTAGTTTGGCTGACTTGTACTGCTTAATAGTCTAAAATCAACAggtttaaaacaacaaaatcaatctAGAAATCAATAAACATTCAGAGTTATGAAAAAAAGGGACGAGTAATAAGATTTTGAGGCAAAAAACTGGACCTTATATTTTCTTGGTAGGTTATTGCAGTCATCAGTTTTCACAAGACAACTCTTCAATCGGTTCCAGTTCTTGGTGTTGTTCAACTGAAGCAAAGATTAGGCATAATTGCATGAAATTTTCAGGTTAGTATAGAATCTGAATCTTAAAGTAGcatctttttttaacaaatagcATAGAAGGCAAAGTTTTTACCTGTTTAAGAAACCATGAGCTGTAATCCTGAAGTTGATACTCCTTGTATCTAGCCAGACAAGAAAGTATTAGTAGCTGCACCATAACAACCCCAGCTAACAAAGTATATGagaatcaattaagaaaatggcTATTATAGCTCAATTATCATCTAAAAATTGAGTGAAgcctttttttcacaaaaataatCATCTGAAGCATTTTGTTGAAAGACTAACATCTGACCCAActgcaagagagagagaggttgagGGAGCAGTGGGTCAAGTTGAAGACAAACGGATTTGAAGAACAGATACCCAAAAGCAGAACAAAATATATAAGCATAGTTAATTGATTCCTAGATTACAAGTTTCTTACCTCAAACCAGGGACACTATGACCAGATCCATTATTAGTTATAATAAACCTACaggaaaaatcacaaaatcaagGAGCATTATAAGCATGATTTCcaaactcaaaagaaaaatgCTAAACACGTTGAGAGAAGAAGTTGAAGGTTTTGAAACAATATGGTAACATAAAAGTGGAAAAGATCGATGAAAACTCCTTTTTACTTAGTTGATAGAATTGGAAGCATCATTCTTGCTATGTTACGAGTTTACAATATGGCTACTGGTTACCCTCCAcatggcttcttcttcttctgtttatttttatttttttgttgttgaaggTGTATCTATTAGCATTGTAGATCATGGTAATTAATTGAAACAACACAGAGGACAAGCTGAGATGGATTAGACTTACTTTTAATGAGAGAAAATGCCAATTAAGAGagagatatttttcttttaaattaacataaaacttAACTAGTATGGCTACCGCTTCTCTAGCTAACTATTCCAAGTTTTTCACTTTCCTTACTGATGCATTGCATGCTAGACTTAATCCCATGTGATAACTGCAAATTTAACTCCACCAAATACCAGCACATTTACCCTCAACATTATCTCCAAGCTCAACTCAAAATCCGGCCATTTCAATAAGTTAGACCATTGGAGCTGAGATGACATGTAATTAAATCAAGGATCTTGGACCTCAACCTAAAAATTAAGTATCCATTagagccaaaaaaaataatctcattttTCTAACAAATGGGGCTCACCACACTTAATATTGGTTCTTAGCAGAATACAAAAGCAGCTTAAACATGATGGGAGCGCATAAATTCTAGTCAATGTGGCCCAATCAATCAATCTATCTTATCTGTTTGAAATTGATGTATACCTAAACCTCATGGCATAATGCATAGAAAAAATGACCTTATTTCGAAGACAAAACTTTGAAGACAATAGCAACAGAAGTACTAGGATAAATGAGCAAGAGTCATGTTTAATAAGCAAATCAATGGGAAAACtagaaaagacaacaaactATTGACAGACATTGTCAAGTTCAAACCTGAAATGTGGCTGCATAGTTTGTTATCTACCTTAAAAAAGGGAAAATACATGAGCTTGTGCGCTATAATCAAAATTaagccagaaaaaaaaaacacttacgCTAATACTGTGAAAACCAGAATTGCCACCAAAATGATACACAACATAACCAGATACTGAAAGTGAATAGTAGTTAAGGGATGtccaacaaataaaagaaaaaaaatgaagaacgcAGATCAATATTCaagcaaataaatataaaagattggTCATTTAGTAAAGATACAATCCACAACAGTATGGAGTTGCTCTTCAAGGCGCCCAAGAACCCAATTATTGATCTAAACATCAACAAAAGGTTGTATCAGTAGCTGTTAAAGGTAAATGCATAAGAGGTAAAAGAGGCTGACAATAGAAAATTTGAACTTACATTACAAAGATGACAGCACCAAGGCCCAACACTGGGAGAGTAAGAGACCTTCGACAACTGTCATGATGTGTGCTCATCCATACCCCAAAAATTATGACAGCTATAGCTAAAAGCTACGCAATGAGAGGATGAAACACACATAAACTCGCagtataaacaaacaaaaaaaaatagtattcacttcgattgca from the Populus nigra chromosome 1, ddPopNigr1.1, whole genome shotgun sequence genome contains:
- the LOC133696118 gene encoding tetraspanin-10 — its product is MGVGTSNFVIRWINFLTMLLAIAVIIFGVWMSTHHDSCRRSLTLPVLGLGAVIFVISIIGFLGALKSNSILLWIYLVMLCIILVAILVFTVLAFIITNNGSGHSVPGLRYKEYQLQDYSSWFLKQLNNTKNWNRLKSCLVKTDDCNNLPRKYKTIKQYKSAKLTAIEAGCCRPPSVCGYPAVNASYYDLSFHPISSNKDCKLYKNSRATKCYNCDSCKAGVAQYMKTEWRVVAIFNVILFVVLSMIYFVGCCARRSAARSHSKA